The nucleotide window TTATTTTCTGGAATTTGTTTATTATACTTCTGGAATAAAGCCAAAAGGGCATTAATATGCTGCTGCTCAGCTGCTTTGATATTGGTGAATGGCCTGATGCTGCCAAATTTCCCGATGACGGCATCATAACGGGCCTGGGCGAGGTATTCATCCTGGATTGCGTAAACAAGGGCTTCATCCAGTGTAATCGATGAATCCTGAAGTGCCCCCTTTGCTCCAAAGTCAGCTGGCAGCTGGGTTTGTGCCTGTGCAGTTCCGGCCATTCCCGCCATTAAAAATAAGCAAAAAAATATCGATCTCCATTTCATTTATATCTCTCCTTTTGAAAAAAATATCAACGTTATTCTTTGCCAAACAACGGATTTCATTCGTAGAAAAGAGTTTGGGTTCAAAACGCAAACGTTTTTCGTTATAATAGAAGTAACCTTTTTTAATAGGAGAGATAGAATGCTTTCAAATATAGGGTTTCCAGGGTTAATTCTCATCCTTGTGATTGCACTGATCATCTTTGGGCCAAACAAACTCCCTGAAATCGGACGAGCAGTCGGCAAGTCAATGAGGGAATTTAAGAATGCGACAGATGGAATAACAGATGAGATCAAAAAGGAATTCAGGGAAGACGATAAAGACCAAAAGAAAGATTAAAAAGCTGCCATTGGCAGCTTTTTTTGGTGTGTAAGAGTGTGAATATGGTTTGGTAATGATGCTTTCAAGTTACTTTCTGAAATAAAGATGAATCGAGGACAATAACACGACCAATCCATTCAATATATAAAGCCCGGTAAATATAACAGCCAGAGTCCCTGCACCCCAACCGGTGTCATCCCATGTAAAACCGAGATAGAGTGTGCTGAAAAAGATGATGGGTGTGCAAAGAAGAAAAAGTACACCGGCCAAAAGACGTTTTTTAATATTCCCTTGAGAAAGCTTCACCGCAATATAATTCCCCGTTCCGAATAGGGCAATGTTCAGCAAAATGGTCAAAATGGTACCTACAGAATCAGACATGATTACTTCGCTCCTTTACGATACAACTTCAGAATCAAGGCAAAGATGAACAAAACCGCACTGCATACCAATAGTGAGGCAGCAAGCATTCCGACGCCAATTCCCGCCCATGGATCCATCATAAATGCGAATACAAAGCTTGCGGCAACCGTCAGCATTCCGATTCCAAGACTAATTAATGCCGGTGTAAATACTTTTTTCGGCTTGATGTAGAGTGTGATCAACATGAATAGGACCGTATACAAGATACCTAGTGTCCAGCCGTTTACGGAATTATCAACTGCCTTCATCATCACAAAATTGTCCCTCTTAAGTTCAGGCAGTTTCAGCGCAATCTCTCTCAACTTCTTTGTTTCCAAGTCTACTGTCATCAATTTATATTCCTCTGGCTCCTTTGGCCAGTTGACATATTTCAGGAAGAGGATTTCTTTTTTATCGTTTAAAAAAACAGGTGAGACAACAGATGAATTTAAGTCTGTTAATCTTTGAGTGTCACCGTTCTTC belongs to Mesobacillus sp. AQ2 and includes:
- a CDS encoding DUF2202 domain-containing protein — encoded protein: MKWRSIFFCLFLMAGMAGTAQAQTQLPADFGAKGALQDSSITLDEALVYAIQDEYLAQARYDAVIGKFGSIRPFTNIKAAEQQHINALLALFQKYNKQIPENNAKQFVTVPETLKDAFNQGVQGEIDNIAMYDKLKTIPGLPEDAKTVFTQLGNASKNHLRAFQAGAERN
- the tatA gene encoding twin-arginine translocase TatA/TatE family subunit; translated protein: MLSNIGFPGLILILVIALIIFGPNKLPEIGRAVGKSMREFKNATDGITDEIKKEFREDDKDQKKD